CGTTTGTTCCATTCTTGCTTTGCGACTAACGATCAAAAAGAAGGTATGGCGGCTTTTATAGAAAAGCGCCCAGCTAAATTTACCAACTCGTAAAACTGCTCTACTCAGAGTGAACTATTTTTCTAAGTAGCGTTGAGCTAGCTTGACCCAGTAGCTTACGCCTACTGGGATTAGTGCGTCATTGAAGTCATAAGAAGGATTGTGGAGATGGCATGGTCCCATGCCGTGACCTACTGCGCGGTGATCGCCATCACCATTACCTAAAAACACGTAACAACCAGGTTTCTCCAACAGCATAAATGCAAAGTCTTCTGCGCCCATCGTGGGGTCGATAGAGGTATTGACGTTTTGCGCTCCAACTAGCTCACTCATCACCTCGCTTGCAAAATTGACTTCCTTGTCATGATTAATGAGCGGAGGATAGTTACGAGCAAAGCTGACTTCTGCTTGACAGTCAAATGCACTGGCTACGTTGTGAGAGATTTCTCGTAAACGTTGCTCAATCAAATCTAATACTTCTATCGTGAATGTGCGAACGGTTCCGCCGATAAATGCGCTATCCGGAATAACGTTGCTTGTCTCGCCCGCATGAAACTGTGTGACGGATAAGACGGCTGCATCCACGGGACGTTTATTGCGCGTAATGATGCTTTGTAGGGCTTGGACAACTTGAGCACCTGCCAGCACAGGATCAGCGCTGTTGTGCGGCAAGGCGGCGTGTCCGCCTTTACCTCGGATGGTGATTTCAAAAGTATTGCTAGAGGCCATCATTGGGCCAGATGTCACACCAAAATGGCCTTCAGCCAGTCCTGGCCAGTTGTGCAGGCCAAAGACAGCATCACAAGGAAATTGTTTAAAGAGTCCATCGTTAATCATTTCTTGCGCGCCAGCACCACCTTCTTCTGCAGGCT
The window above is part of the beta proteobacterium CB genome. Proteins encoded here:
- a CDS encoding Amidohydrolase, which codes for MRLLPEIIDSASAIQEIRRNIHAHPELRFEENRTSDLVAEALSSWGITVYRGLGKTGVVGKLDGDLGAGKMIGLRADMDALPLQEHNTFEHTSKNPGKMHACGHDGHTAMLLGAAQYLSNHREFKGSVIFIFQPAEEGGAGAQEMINDGLFKQFPCDAVFGLHNWPGLAEGHFGVTSGPMMASSNTFEITIRGKGGHAALPHNSADPVLAGAQVVQALQSIITRNKRPVDAAVLSVTQFHAGETSNVIPDSAFIGGTVRTFTIEVLDLIEQRLREISHNVASAFDCQAEVSFARNYPPLINHDKEVNFASEVMSELVGAQNVNTSIDPTMGAEDFAFMLLEKPGCYVFLGNGDGDHRAVGHGMGPCHLHNPSYDFNDALIPVGVSYWVKLAQRYLEK